In Helianthus annuus cultivar XRQ/B chromosome 3, HanXRQr2.0-SUNRISE, whole genome shotgun sequence, a single window of DNA contains:
- the LOC110932452 gene encoding ATP-dependent DNA helicase PIF1-like, giving the protein MRLTIGADKSRLEEMHKFAKWLLDIGEGKVEGDNDGVATVQIPSDLLIRDCLDPIESLIQFVYPSVLQRYMDRDYFSERAILTPKNEVVHEINDRLLELFPGEPTEYLSSDSICQTEQVNDSFEQELYSPDVLNGLKISGLPNHRLVLKVGVPIMLLRNIDQQNGLCNGTRLQVTFLGKRVIEAEIISGANVGTRTFIPRITMIPSDKKIPFAFQRRQFPVAVCFAMTINKSQGQSLSKVGLFLKEPVFTHGQLYVALSRVKSREGVKILVLDKDGKPTDTTTNVVYKEVFTHLC; this is encoded by the coding sequence ATGAGATTGACTATTGGTGCTGATAAATCTAGATTGGAGGAGATGCACAAATTTGCCAAATGGCTTCTCGATATTGGTGAGGGTAAAGTAGAAGGCGACAATGATGGTGTGGCAACTGTACAAATACCTTCTGATCTTCTAATCAGAGATTGTTTGGATCCCATTGAAAGCTTGATTCAATTTGTATATCCATCCGTTTTGCAAAGATATATGGATCGAGATTATTTTTCAGAAAGGGCCATTCTTACACCAAAAAATGAGGTCGTACATGAAATCAATGATCGATTGTTAGAGTTGTTTCCTGGTGAACCAACAGAGTACCTAAGCTCTGATAGTATATGTCAAACCGAACAAGTTAATGATTCCTTCGAGCAAGAATTGTATTCACCTGATGTTCTGAATGGGTTAAAGATATCCGGTTTACCAAATCATCGTCTGGTTTTGAAAGTCGGTGTTCCAATTATGCTTCTTAGGAACATTGACCAACAAAATGGATTATGTAATGGTACAAGGTTGCAGGTTACATTTCTTGGGAAGCGGGTTATAGAAGCTGAAATTATATCAGGTGCTAATGTTGGAACTAGAACGTTTATTCCAAGAATTACCATGATACCGTCGGACAAAAAAATACCTTTTGCTTTTCAACGACGACAGTTTCCTGTTGCTGTGTGTTTCGCTATGACAATCAATAAGAGTCAAGGACAGTCTTTATCTAAGGTTGGACTTTTTTTAAAAGAGCCAGTTTTTACACATGGTCAGTTATATGTAGCCTTATCAAGAGTTAAATCAAGAGAAGGGGTTAAGATCTTAGTTCTAGATAAGGATGGTAAACCGACAGATACTACAACGAATGTCGTTTATAAAGAAGTTTTCACGCACCTATGTTAA
- the LOC118490548 gene encoding uncharacterized protein LOC118490548 gives MFVQTQISMTSFYKIFSSDSSEYLEIPNQYSKRFLLNAEPNNQAIIKCVNGKQFEVLLTKNKDAFVFMDGWEHIVAKLSFTDGCFLMFKQIDLYSYLLTPFNNMQDHPIFGSSVPLFTSMSTEKTISNVEYFCQRFTQESNDNLIIPADFVEDPIRLPSISKLTFKVHVNLWDSFDVMIQKDRNLKVYLLYDSWDNVVSYVPIYPDYYVVMRYIFKQNFQLIVYDLNGCEILVPKRVYTIAAVNIPKPGTLNIDTQDNDDETNHENDEDESVQDYNESMDDDSVDVSSILTNSDIDGMYNEEDAEVSDCEEDKKGDPDYNPIEFEWKYDMRFRLSADLAEASRIDMTMEMYVQNLDGVDTLISFRGERNGGGFRYEALEWRTKFTKPNGTNPPAKCTFVYCPVQKKLILKKVAK, from the exons ATGTTTGTTCAAACGCAGATCAGTATGAcgtctttttataaaatattttcctCCGACTCTTCAGAATATCTA GAAATACCAAATCAATATAGCAAGAGATTCCTATTGAATGCTGAACCAAACAATCAAGCCATTATCAAATGTGTGAACGGTAAACAATTTGAAGTTCTTTTGACTAAAAATAAAGATGCGTTTGTGTTCATGGATGGTTGGGAACATATTGTAGCCAAACTATCGTTTACGGACGGTTGTTTTCTGATGTTTAAGCAAATTGACTTGTATTCGTACTTGTTAACACCCTTTAATAATATGCAAGACCATCCGATCTTCGGATCTAGTGTTCCTTTGTTTACCTCCATGTCGACCGAGAAAACGATAAGCAATGTTGAGTACTTCTGTCAACGCTTCACACAAGAGTCCAATGATAATTTG ATAATTCCTGCTGATTTCGTTGAAGATCCAATACGTTTACCATCTATTAGCAAGTTAACATTCAAGGTCCATGTTAATTTGTGGGACAGTTTTGATGTGATGATTCAGAAAGACCGTAATCTTAAGGTGTATCTTCTCTACGATTCATGGGACAATGTTGTGTCTTACGTACCTATATATCCGGACTATTACGTTGTGATGAGGTacatttttaaacaaaattttcaGCTGATTGTTTATGACTTGAATGGTTGTGAGATTCTGGTGCCGAAGCGTGTATATACGATTGCTGCTGTAAACATACCTAAGCCAGGTACTTTAAATATTGATACACAAGACAACGATGATGAAACCAATCATGAAAACGATGAGGATGAATCTGTTCAAGATTATAATGAATCAATGGATGATGATTCCGTTGATGTTTCTTCTATCTTAACCAACTCTGATATCGATGGAATGTATAATGAGGAAGACGCTGAAGTTTCAGATTGTGAAGAAGATAAAAAGGGCGATCCGGACTACAATCCTATTGAGTTTGAATGGAAGTACGACATGCGTTTT CGTCTAAGTGCTGATCTTGCTGAAGCATCAAGAATTGACATGACTATGGAGATGTATGTACAGAACTTGGATGGAGTGGATACGTTGATTTCATTTCGTGGTGAGAGAAACGGTGGTGGTTTTCGATATGAGGCTTTGGAATGGCGTACGAAATTTACCAAACCAAATGGTACCAATCCTCCTGCTAAGTGCACGTTTGTTTATTGCCCAGTTCAAAAGAAATTGATTTTGAAGAAGGTTGCCAAATAG